One stretch of Corynebacterium auriscanis DNA includes these proteins:
- a CDS encoding ABC transporter transmembrane domain-containing protein, giving the protein MINRLPEPHDPHWLAKVAFAPRPWNIIAGLCIMVGFILNASVPIVVGRAIDQAVATGQLSRLWMWIAVLAAMFLANAVVSFAGRYLFQRCMLELAHHLRTITTDRIQDPRGLSTVRPPGELLSIASVDTRRVSEILFLTVFPFGEIGSLLYVGVVVLLIHVPLGLFVLLAAPCIVFISLAAAKPLRARSGARQRGLAKAAATATDLVHGLRIVKGLGAVSTVRARYSIVSNAAYSSTIRANQAQAQLNATTEFAGAFYVVLVGFFAAWLGVRGEITIGELIAVVGVAQFVITPMTMLGKNISSKVASGGASAERILSILGDPGRGERGVGKEKEEEQLARKWAQQFPKGVTTVAASEEVDADIDRFARVPGFVVAPHEAELFDGTVGENVHVNPQTAQWALDVAQCGDIPGGADKRVGEEGRLLSGGQRQRVALARAIAADPEVLIVQNPTTAVDSVTQQRIAEAVAKVRADKLTIVVTQAPAWRAVAVADSAERLEADNA; this is encoded by the coding sequence GTGATTAACCGGCTACCCGAACCCCACGACCCGCATTGGTTGGCCAAGGTCGCATTCGCACCTCGGCCGTGGAATATCATCGCGGGTCTGTGCATCATGGTGGGGTTTATTCTCAACGCTTCCGTCCCCATCGTTGTCGGCCGCGCCATCGACCAGGCCGTCGCCACGGGCCAACTAAGCCGCCTGTGGATGTGGATTGCGGTCCTTGCCGCCATGTTCCTCGCCAACGCGGTGGTTTCCTTCGCCGGGCGCTACCTCTTCCAGCGCTGCATGTTGGAACTTGCCCACCACCTGCGTACCATCACCACCGATCGCATTCAGGACCCCCGCGGACTATCAACCGTCAGACCGCCCGGCGAGCTCCTCAGCATCGCCAGCGTAGATACCCGCCGCGTGTCCGAAATCCTCTTTCTCACCGTATTCCCCTTCGGTGAGATCGGCTCCCTGCTGTACGTGGGAGTGGTGGTATTGCTCATCCACGTACCACTCGGGCTGTTTGTTCTTCTCGCAGCTCCGTGCATTGTTTTCATATCCCTCGCCGCTGCCAAACCCTTGCGCGCCCGATCGGGAGCACGCCAACGTGGGCTGGCCAAAGCTGCCGCGACCGCCACGGATCTAGTTCACGGACTCCGCATCGTTAAGGGGCTGGGGGCAGTGAGCACCGTCCGCGCCCGCTATTCCATTGTTTCAAACGCCGCCTATTCATCGACTATTCGCGCCAACCAGGCACAAGCGCAGCTCAACGCGACAACTGAATTCGCGGGCGCCTTCTACGTTGTTCTCGTGGGATTTTTCGCCGCATGGTTGGGTGTTCGTGGGGAAATCACCATTGGGGAACTCATTGCGGTTGTTGGAGTGGCACAGTTCGTCATTACCCCCATGACGATGTTGGGGAAAAACATTTCGTCCAAGGTGGCTTCCGGCGGGGCTTCTGCCGAGCGGATCCTCAGCATCCTCGGGGATCCGGGCCGGGGAGAGCGGGGCGTCGGGAAAGAAAAAGAAGAAGAACAGCTAGCCAGGAAGTGGGCGCAACAATTCCCGAAAGGTGTGACCACGGTGGCTGCCAGCGAGGAAGTGGATGCTGACATCGATCGATTTGCGCGTGTGCCAGGATTCGTTGTGGCCCCACATGAAGCCGAGCTGTTTGACGGGACAGTGGGGGAGAACGTGCACGTGAACCCCCAAACTGCACAGTGGGCCCTAGACGTGGCACAGTGCGGGGATATCCCAGGTGGGGCTGATAAACGGGTCGGTGAAGAAGGGCGGTTGCTATCCGGCGGGCAACGACAACGCGTGGCCTTAGCCCGAGCTATCGCTGCGGACCCAGAAGTGCTGATTGTGCAGAACCCAACAACGGCAGTGGACTCGGTCACCCAGCAGCGGATTGCCGAGGCCGTGGCTAAAGTCCGCGCCGACAAGCTGACCATCGTGGTCACACAAGCGCCCGCGTGGCGCGCCGTGGCCGTGGCGGATTCGGCAGAGCGCCTGGAGGCCGATAATGCGTAG
- a CDS encoding ABC transporter ATP-binding protein: MTPKTMELPENAQRFPLATWAQVRREIGAQVRAVPGARRLSLVALLLMALGAWATVSVPRLLGQTVDVVRQVTTGESSESVANSRQWRQLMMDTGLGLIGAKMLVAAMLGGVASAAGYYLMSKVSERIIANLRETMVGTALGLPLHQVEDAGTADLVSRSTDDVAEVSAAITETLPLLSKSVFLIVATATALISIDPRLLLCTLVAFVPYWWGARRYLRIAPERFAAERAGMAERARRVLEAIHGRATIRAFRMENTMHERIESASWDVVTKGLRARMALLRLQLWVTAGEFLLTASVLVGGFYFVRAGWVSVGAVTGAGLMVIRLRGPIMHVMRELDVIQSAYASLARIVGVSVDPPQQVPDYVGAADVGAADTPVSSSSASSCSAPGQPSLPGAGQQSLRGPGQRFLPGAGQRFLPGAGQRFLPGAGQQSLPAASANQSPAVELRHVTFRYAGSSAGFHVRGSVTAVGPVDGPVDGITESATGSRVAVDDVSFRVYPGQTVALVGASGAGKTTVASLLMGLRVPDSGEVLVAGAPVSLLSDAQRSQRIAMVTQEVHTFAGTLREDLNLAKPDVTDEQIREAVARVGALDWLDSLPEGLDTVVGEQGMRLNPVVAQQLALARVLLMDPPVVVMDEATAEAGSAQATALEDAAAEVLRDRSALVVAHRLDQARAADRVLVMEAGRIVESGPHDQLVSQGGRYAEMWAAWMRGRES; the protein is encoded by the coding sequence ATGACCCCGAAGACCATGGAGCTCCCGGAAAACGCCCAGCGATTCCCGCTGGCGACGTGGGCACAAGTCCGACGTGAAATCGGTGCTCAGGTAAGGGCGGTACCAGGAGCACGGCGGCTGAGCCTCGTGGCCTTGCTGCTCATGGCATTGGGCGCATGGGCCACCGTCAGTGTGCCACGGTTGCTGGGGCAGACTGTGGATGTGGTCAGGCAGGTGACCACCGGAGAGAGCTCTGAATCCGTCGCCAATAGCCGCCAATGGCGGCAGCTTATGATGGACACCGGTTTGGGGCTCATTGGAGCCAAGATGCTGGTGGCGGCAATGCTCGGCGGGGTGGCCTCCGCCGCAGGGTACTACCTGATGTCAAAAGTCAGCGAACGCATCATCGCCAACTTGCGCGAAACGATGGTGGGCACGGCGCTGGGCTTGCCCCTCCATCAGGTGGAAGATGCTGGTACGGCTGACTTGGTGAGCCGCTCCACCGATGATGTGGCCGAAGTGTCCGCCGCGATCACTGAAACCCTGCCGTTGTTGAGCAAATCCGTGTTCCTGATCGTGGCCACTGCCACCGCGCTAATCTCCATCGATCCGCGCTTGCTGCTGTGCACTCTCGTGGCATTCGTACCGTACTGGTGGGGCGCACGAAGGTATTTGCGTATTGCACCCGAACGTTTCGCTGCCGAACGCGCTGGGATGGCCGAGCGCGCCCGGCGGGTTCTTGAAGCTATTCATGGCCGAGCTACCATTCGTGCATTTCGGATGGAAAATACCATGCACGAACGCATCGAATCGGCTAGTTGGGATGTTGTGACCAAAGGGTTGCGGGCGCGCATGGCACTACTGCGCCTGCAATTGTGGGTGACCGCCGGTGAATTCCTGCTCACCGCCAGCGTGTTGGTGGGTGGGTTCTATTTCGTTCGTGCGGGCTGGGTCAGCGTCGGTGCCGTCACGGGTGCCGGTTTGATGGTCATTCGTTTGCGAGGCCCGATCATGCACGTGATGCGCGAGTTAGACGTGATCCAATCCGCGTACGCCAGCCTGGCCCGCATCGTGGGGGTGAGTGTGGATCCACCACAGCAGGTGCCCGACTACGTTGGGGCTGCTGACGTTGGGGCTGCTGATACCCCGGTCTCTTCGTCCTCTGCCTCTTCATGTTCTGCCCCCGGCCAGCCGTCCCTCCCTGGCGCCGGCCAGCAGTCCCTCCGTGGCCCCGGCCAAAGGTTCCTCCCTGGCGCCGGCCAAAGGTTCCTCCCTGGCGCCGGCCAAAGGTTCCTCCCTGGCGCCGGCCAGCAGTCCCTCCCTGCCGCGTCCGCCAACCAGTCGCCAGCAGTCGAACTACGTCACGTGACCTTCCGTTATGCAGGTTCGTCTGCCGGCTTTCACGTGCGGGGCAGTGTCACTGCTGTCGGCCCGGTTGACGGCCCGGTTGACGGTATCACTGAAAGCGCCACCGGTTCGCGCGTGGCCGTCGATGACGTGTCCTTCCGCGTCTACCCAGGCCAAACCGTCGCCCTAGTTGGCGCATCTGGCGCGGGAAAGACCACGGTCGCTTCTTTGCTGATGGGCCTTCGGGTCCCTGATTCCGGTGAAGTGCTGGTGGCGGGTGCTCCGGTATCTCTTTTATCCGACGCCCAGCGCTCCCAGCGCATCGCGATGGTCACGCAGGAGGTTCACACATTCGCCGGCACGCTTCGGGAAGACCTCAATCTTGCGAAACCTGACGTCACCGATGAACAGATCCGTGAGGCCGTGGCGCGGGTGGGCGCGCTGGACTGGTTAGATTCCCTTCCTGAAGGTTTGGACACGGTAGTGGGGGAGCAGGGGATGCGCCTGAATCCGGTGGTCGCCCAACAGCTTGCGCTGGCGCGCGTGCTGCTGATGGACCCACCGGTAGTGGTAATGGATGAAGCCACCGCTGAAGCCGGGTCGGCGCAGGCCACGGCCCTTGAGGACGCGGCTGCGGAAGTCCTTCGCGATCGTTCCGCTCTGGTGGTGGCTCACCGCCTTGATCAGGCTCGTGCGGCCGATCGGGTGCTGGTGATGGAAGCGGGTCGGATTGTGGAAAGCGGACCACATGACCAGCTGGTATCTCAGGGTGGGCGCTACGCCGAGATGTGGGCGGCTTGGATGCGTGGTCGGGAATCCTAA
- a CDS encoding phosphoadenylyl-sulfate reductase, producing MSLVNAAVGLGGQADDYRDPAISPDGEPTTTTPLAEVQRKAHEKLAEKWNPELEKATAEEILEWANEHVAGSIAVTMSMQDTVLAELAEGRLDNAELVFLDTGYHFDETIETRDEVAERYSLPLTNVTPTLTRQEQDSVYGPRLYLKNPTACCRMRKVEPLARMLNPFTAWVTGIRRVDNQLRANTPVLEVDRTGRLKINPIVSWTDEQVERYIADHDLIINPLTKQGYPSIGCATCTLPVAEGEDPRSGRWAGSNKTECGLHT from the coding sequence ATGAGCTTGGTTAACGCAGCGGTTGGCCTCGGTGGGCAAGCGGATGACTACCGCGACCCAGCGATTAGCCCCGATGGTGAGCCAACTACCACTACACCGTTGGCGGAAGTGCAGCGTAAGGCGCATGAAAAGCTGGCCGAAAAGTGGAACCCAGAGCTGGAAAAAGCCACGGCGGAAGAGATCCTCGAATGGGCGAACGAGCACGTCGCAGGTTCTATTGCCGTGACCATGAGCATGCAGGACACGGTTCTCGCGGAGCTCGCTGAAGGGCGATTGGATAATGCAGAATTGGTGTTTTTAGATACGGGCTACCACTTTGACGAAACTATCGAAACGCGCGACGAGGTTGCCGAGCGATACAGCCTGCCACTGACCAATGTCACTCCCACGCTAACGCGCCAGGAACAGGACAGTGTTTATGGCCCACGGTTGTATCTGAAGAATCCCACTGCGTGCTGCCGCATGCGCAAAGTAGAGCCGCTTGCGCGGATGCTCAACCCGTTTACTGCATGGGTTACGGGCATTCGTCGCGTGGATAACCAGCTGCGCGCCAACACCCCAGTGCTAGAAGTCGACCGCACTGGGCGGCTGAAGATCAACCCCATCGTCTCGTGGACCGATGAGCAGGTGGAGCGCTATATCGCCGACCACGACCTCATCATTAATCCACTGACCAAGCAGGGTTACCCCTCCATTGGTTGCGCGACATGCACGCTTCCGGTGGCCGAAGGCGAGGATCCGCGATCCGGTCGTTGGGCAGGATCCAACAAGACGGAGTGTGGTCTGCACACATGA
- the cysD gene encoding sulfate adenylyltransferase subunit CysD gives MTTANAEAPLPATSSSPAPQLNATNPTANTEKTTKEANDVQERTQESSHAPALSPHLASLEAEAIEILREVAGQFERPALLFSGGKDSVVVLELAKRAFAPSPVPFELVHVDTGHNFPEVIEFRDKVAADPRVNLHVALVQDWIDSGAIQERPDGTRNPLQTVPLVETIQNRGYDAVLGGARRDEEKARAKERVFSVRDSFGGWNPRRQRPELWGLYNGRHQVGENIRVFPISNWTEADVWDYIRDRDVEVPAIYYSHQREVFERNGMWLTPGEWGGPKEGEELVTKTVRYRTVGDMSCTGAVLSEATSIEDVIDEIRTSTTTERGATRADDKLSESSMEDRKKEGYF, from the coding sequence ATGACAACCGCGAACGCGGAGGCTCCACTCCCAGCGACAAGCTCCAGCCCCGCGCCCCAACTAAACGCAACCAACCCAACTGCGAATACAGAGAAGACGACGAAAGAGGCCAACGACGTGCAAGAACGCACCCAGGAATCCAGTCATGCCCCAGCGTTATCGCCTCACCTGGCGAGTCTAGAAGCCGAAGCTATCGAGATTCTGCGGGAGGTAGCCGGCCAGTTTGAACGGCCCGCCCTGCTGTTTTCCGGTGGCAAGGATTCCGTTGTGGTCCTGGAACTGGCCAAGCGCGCTTTCGCTCCATCGCCGGTGCCTTTCGAGTTGGTTCATGTTGATACCGGGCACAACTTCCCTGAGGTCATCGAGTTTCGTGACAAGGTTGCAGCGGATCCACGCGTAAACCTGCACGTGGCACTGGTGCAGGACTGGATTGATTCCGGGGCGATCCAGGAACGTCCCGATGGCACCCGCAATCCACTACAGACCGTGCCGCTGGTGGAGACGATTCAGAACCGCGGCTACGACGCGGTGTTGGGAGGCGCCCGCCGAGACGAGGAGAAAGCCCGCGCCAAAGAGCGGGTGTTCTCCGTCCGTGACAGCTTCGGCGGTTGGAACCCACGTCGCCAGCGCCCTGAGCTGTGGGGCCTGTACAACGGCCGCCACCAGGTGGGCGAGAACATCCGTGTGTTCCCCATTTCTAACTGGACGGAAGCCGACGTATGGGACTACATCCGTGACCGCGACGTGGAAGTACCCGCCATCTACTACTCCCACCAGCGTGAAGTTTTCGAGCGCAACGGCATGTGGCTCACGCCAGGTGAATGGGGTGGTCCCAAGGAGGGTGAAGAACTGGTCACCAAGACCGTTCGTTACCGCACGGTTGGCGACATGAGCTGCACCGGTGCCGTGTTATCCGAAGCCACGTCCATCGAAGACGTTATCGACGAAATTCGCACCTCCACCACTACTGAACGCGGTGCCACCCGCGCAGACGACAAGCTCAGCGAATCTTCCATGGAAGACCGCAAGAAGGAAGGGTACTTCTGA
- a CDS encoding sulfate adenylyltransferase subunit 1, protein MTAPTTEPNAGTQTPQLPTLRLCTAGSVDDGKSTFVGRLLHDTKSILADQYESVERASTAKGLENPDLSLLVDGLRAEREQGITIDVAYRYFATDKRSFILADTPGHVQYTRNTVTGLSTSELVVVLVDARNGVIEQTRRHLTVAAMLQISHVVVAVNKIDAVDFSEDVFTSVKKDVDALAADLGLRHVDVVPTSALLGDNVVERSANTPWYTGPSVLEILEQATPGAENQSINRQLRFPIQLVIRDHATDYRGYAGRIAAGTVSVGDQVTAGGHEAIVQGIDGPAGEQNTASRGESVTLRLDREIDLSRGDVIGGLDLPEPVNTFEATVFHLSETPLRLRSNVLIRYGSALVRGRVDQVLRRADELVDAPHGTDEAAGADVAASKPTDPATIQQLELNDIADVRITVADPLPVEQYHRGGRVGSLLVVHPQTGDTLTAGLVK, encoded by the coding sequence ATGACTGCTCCCACAACCGAACCAAACGCTGGAACTCAGACCCCTCAGTTGCCCACCCTGCGGCTGTGCACGGCGGGCAGCGTGGATGACGGCAAATCCACTTTCGTAGGTCGCTTGTTGCACGATACGAAGTCCATTTTGGCGGACCAATACGAATCCGTTGAGCGTGCGTCCACCGCCAAGGGGTTGGAAAACCCCGATCTTTCCCTCTTAGTCGATGGCCTACGCGCGGAACGCGAGCAGGGCATCACCATCGATGTTGCTTATCGGTACTTCGCAACGGATAAGCGCAGCTTCATCCTGGCGGACACACCGGGTCACGTGCAGTACACCCGTAACACTGTCACTGGCCTGTCCACCTCAGAATTGGTTGTTGTTCTGGTCGATGCCCGCAACGGTGTTATCGAACAGACTCGGCGCCACCTCACCGTTGCTGCGATGTTGCAGATCTCTCACGTTGTTGTGGCGGTTAATAAAATCGACGCCGTCGACTTCAGCGAAGACGTTTTCACCTCGGTGAAAAAGGACGTGGACGCGCTCGCCGCTGATTTGGGCCTGCGCCACGTGGACGTGGTCCCCACTTCCGCGTTGCTGGGCGACAATGTGGTGGAGCGCAGCGCAAACACCCCGTGGTACACCGGTCCCAGCGTGCTGGAGATCCTCGAGCAGGCCACCCCAGGTGCGGAAAACCAGTCCATCAACCGGCAGCTGCGTTTCCCCATCCAGCTGGTGATTCGCGATCATGCCACCGACTACCGCGGTTATGCCGGGCGTATCGCGGCCGGAACTGTCTCCGTCGGCGATCAGGTCACCGCTGGTGGGCATGAAGCAATTGTCCAAGGAATCGATGGCCCCGCAGGCGAACAGAACACGGCGAGCCGCGGTGAATCCGTCACGTTGCGCCTGGATCGAGAAATCGATCTTTCTCGCGGTGACGTAATCGGCGGGCTGGATCTACCGGAGCCCGTTAACACCTTCGAAGCCACCGTGTTCCACTTGTCTGAAACCCCTCTGCGCTTGCGCTCGAACGTGCTGATTCGCTACGGCTCGGCACTCGTGCGCGGACGTGTGGATCAAGTGCTGCGCCGCGCCGATGAACTGGTAGACGCCCCTCACGGCACGGACGAGGCCGCGGGCGCTGACGTTGCGGCTTCCAAGCCCACAGACCCCGCCACCATCCAACAACTAGAGCTCAATGACATCGCCGATGTGCGTATTACTGTGGCGGACCCGCTGCCGGTGGAGCAATACCACCGGGGCGGACGCGTGGGCTCCCTGCTCGTTGTCCACCCGCAAACCGGCGATACGCTCACCGCCGGACTGGTGAAGTAA
- a CDS encoding sirohydrochlorin chelatase has product MISAAPRSADGIRTASTTPQGSGVDAGAPIICLSHGSRHPQADACVAEIARVATALSGRPVYFAHLDFSPSTLTNVAHIVAAMGATHAVVVPLLFTDAFHMRHDVPSAIAEAADSTGLRLTLARGIGTGEDVADLLARHTRRHLASRRRSVLSSDAHVVLYHVGSSVPGANDSVERLAASLATRLRLQPDRVTAVPATGGHGGPGVVQQLQPDVVVPLFFSPATLLDRLHHYLENRMPQGACMQVPHLGTAVAPLVIARAEQAQLSQ; this is encoded by the coding sequence ATGATTTCAGCAGCTCCGCGCAGTGCCGACGGCATTCGTACCGCCAGCACCACCCCTCAGGGGTCCGGTGTTGACGCGGGCGCGCCGATTATTTGCCTGTCACACGGCTCTCGGCATCCGCAGGCCGATGCTTGTGTTGCTGAGATCGCCCGTGTTGCCACTGCCTTGAGCGGGCGGCCGGTCTACTTCGCGCACTTGGATTTTTCACCGTCAACCCTTACGAACGTGGCGCACATCGTCGCCGCGATGGGTGCGACCCATGCAGTTGTGGTGCCTTTGCTGTTCACTGATGCCTTTCACATGCGCCATGACGTCCCGAGCGCCATCGCGGAGGCTGCAGATTCAACCGGTTTGCGCCTCACCCTGGCTCGCGGTATCGGCACCGGTGAGGATGTAGCTGATCTGCTTGCACGGCACACTCGCCGTCACCTTGCTTCTCGTCGCCGGTCTGTTCTTTCGTCCGACGCCCACGTGGTGCTCTACCACGTCGGATCTTCAGTCCCAGGGGCGAATGACTCGGTGGAGCGCCTCGCGGCTTCGCTGGCGACGAGACTGCGATTGCAACCCGATCGTGTCACCGCCGTGCCCGCCACCGGTGGGCACGGCGGGCCGGGCGTCGTCCAACAATTGCAACCCGATGTGGTGGTGCCACTGTTTTTTAGCCCAGCCACTTTGCTCGACCGGCTTCATCACTACCTAGAGAATCGAATGCCCCAGGGAGCCTGTATGCAGGTGCCGCATCTTGGCACCGCCGTAGCTCCCCTCGTTATTGCACGGGCTGAACAAGCTCAGCTTTCCCAGTAG
- a CDS encoding sulfite exporter TauE/SafE family protein: MKILIFALVGLAAQLVDGALGMAFGITATTLLVFSGLGPAHASAAVHLAEVGTTLFSGLSHWRLKNVHWPTVLALGVPGAIGAFAGAYVLSSLSTKAAEPVVSTILVLLGAYVLVRSVAIPWQKPNKTQPATSTAKSRAGLAVLGLGGGFLDASGGGGWGPVTTSTLMSVGKAEPRRIIGTVNTAEFLVALSASVGFLFGMGNELAQSWQPVLGLLVGGAIAAPIAAWAVSIVKPEILGGLVGALLMFLNSTRLIKYFGLAGVIGVVLFGLAVTVTLVVVRKKSIFERSLRSDELDREKSVQDTPHPKEREEKISTSTSQTDENSTASIPDSENQRVHEYAGAAKGYHDWNRPELR; encoded by the coding sequence ATGAAAATTCTTATCTTTGCCCTCGTTGGACTCGCAGCCCAACTCGTCGATGGTGCCTTGGGCATGGCTTTTGGTATCACGGCCACAACTTTGCTGGTCTTTTCTGGCCTGGGTCCTGCGCATGCCAGCGCTGCTGTACACCTTGCAGAGGTAGGGACCACGCTCTTTTCGGGTCTTTCCCACTGGCGGTTGAAAAACGTCCACTGGCCTACTGTGTTGGCCTTGGGCGTACCTGGGGCGATCGGCGCGTTCGCCGGTGCCTATGTGTTGAGCAGTTTGTCCACTAAGGCGGCAGAACCCGTAGTCTCCACAATTTTGGTTTTGTTGGGGGCGTACGTGCTGGTTCGAAGCGTGGCGATCCCATGGCAGAAGCCCAACAAGACCCAACCGGCCACATCCACGGCAAAGTCGCGCGCGGGGCTGGCCGTTCTGGGGCTAGGTGGTGGCTTTCTGGATGCTTCCGGTGGGGGCGGATGGGGACCGGTTACTACGTCGACTCTGATGAGTGTGGGTAAGGCCGAGCCGCGTCGCATTATCGGTACGGTCAACACCGCCGAGTTCCTGGTTGCTCTATCGGCATCGGTCGGATTCCTGTTCGGGATGGGTAATGAACTCGCGCAGTCCTGGCAGCCTGTGTTGGGCCTGCTTGTTGGCGGTGCGATCGCTGCACCTATCGCCGCGTGGGCCGTTTCCATCGTGAAGCCCGAGATCCTGGGTGGGCTAGTGGGTGCATTGTTGATGTTCCTCAACTCCACGCGGCTCATTAAGTACTTTGGCCTCGCCGGTGTGATCGGCGTGGTTCTATTCGGTTTGGCGGTGACTGTCACTTTGGTGGTGGTTCGCAAGAAATCCATCTTTGAACGATCCTTGCGTTCGGATGAACTGGACCGCGAGAAGAGCGTGCAGGACACTCCTCATCCCAAGGAGCGGGAGGAAAAAATTTCCACGTCAACCAGTCAAACAGATGAAAATAGCACTGCTTCAATCCCAGATAGTGAGAACCAGCGCGTTCATGAGTATGCGGGGGCAGCTAAGGGGTATCACGATTGGAATAGGCCTGAACTGCGTTAA
- the pta gene encoding phosphate acetyltransferase translates to MTQVLQRMEDDQPVVSVDIPIKALLTPVGGAAARRADLAHSTTTPTGAAMPETSTSGIECIFQVTNIFGEGRAESASNAAVFQGALEELENVASDVLVGTGEAHLDSRLAAASGAAHLLVISTDADEKLATLTRRQLEAKGAEVHCVIREEELAQTLSGIRGADKREPQIGPELFELNLLRQAKAKRTHIVLPEGEDDRILEAAHQLLADDVCELTILGNPDDISTRAASNGWDISAAHVADPTQGEQLEQFAQDFYELRKHKGISIEDARATMQDISYYATMMVHKGLADGMVSGAAHTTAHTIKPSFQIIKTAPGSSVVSSIFLLVMDGVLWAFGDCAVNPNPTPDQLAEIAAVSAHTAAQFGIEPKVAMLSYSTGTSGSGPDVQAVAEAVAKARETFASVQFEGPIQFDAAVVESVGQKKMPGSNVAGHANVFIFPDLNSGNIAYKAVQRTAGALAVGPILQGLNKPVNDLSRGATVPDIVNTVAITAIQAQA, encoded by the coding sequence ATGACCCAGGTTTTACAACGCATGGAGGATGATCAACCCGTGGTATCTGTAGATATCCCGATTAAGGCGCTACTCACACCCGTTGGTGGTGCTGCTGCTCGGCGCGCAGACCTTGCGCACTCCACCACAACGCCCACCGGCGCTGCAATGCCCGAAACGAGCACCTCGGGCATTGAATGCATATTTCAAGTCACCAACATCTTCGGGGAGGGCCGCGCAGAGTCCGCATCGAATGCGGCAGTGTTCCAAGGCGCGCTCGAGGAACTGGAGAATGTGGCGTCGGACGTATTAGTCGGCACTGGGGAGGCCCACCTGGATTCCCGGCTGGCGGCCGCAAGTGGTGCGGCGCATCTGCTGGTTATCTCCACCGACGCCGACGAGAAGCTGGCCACCCTAACCCGCCGGCAACTCGAAGCCAAAGGGGCGGAGGTCCACTGTGTCATCCGCGAAGAAGAATTAGCCCAAACCCTCAGCGGCATTCGTGGCGCAGATAAGCGCGAGCCCCAGATCGGCCCCGAGCTGTTCGAACTCAATCTGTTGCGTCAAGCCAAGGCGAAGCGCACTCACATCGTCTTGCCCGAAGGTGAGGACGATCGCATTCTGGAAGCTGCCCATCAGCTGCTGGCGGACGACGTGTGCGAACTGACCATCTTGGGTAATCCAGACGACATCAGTACACGTGCCGCTAGCAACGGCTGGGATATTTCGGCCGCACATGTCGCAGATCCCACCCAAGGCGAACAGCTGGAGCAGTTCGCACAGGATTTTTACGAACTCCGCAAACATAAGGGCATCAGCATCGAGGATGCCCGCGCGACGATGCAGGATATCAGCTACTACGCCACGATGATGGTCCACAAGGGATTGGCTGATGGCATGGTTTCCGGCGCGGCGCACACTACTGCCCACACGATTAAACCCTCGTTCCAGATCATCAAGACTGCACCGGGTTCTAGCGTGGTCTCCTCCATCTTCCTGCTAGTCATGGATGGTGTGCTGTGGGCATTCGGCGATTGCGCGGTCAACCCTAACCCCACGCCAGATCAACTGGCGGAGATTGCAGCTGTCTCTGCCCACACCGCCGCGCAGTTTGGGATCGAACCCAAGGTCGCGATGCTTAGCTACTCCACCGGTACTTCGGGGTCTGGCCCCGATGTCCAGGCGGTCGCTGAGGCCGTGGCTAAGGCCAGGGAGACCTTCGCCTCTGTGCAATTTGAAGGCCCCATTCAATTCGATGCTGCGGTGGTGGAATCCGTTGGGCAGAAAAAGATGCCGGGCTCCAACGTTGCCGGACACGCCAATGTTTTCATCTTCCCTGACCTGAATAGCGGAAATATCGCATACAAAGCGGTCCAGCGGACTGCGGGCGCGCTCGCAGTGGGGCCGATTTTGCAGGGCTTGAACAAGCCTGTCAACGACCTCTCCCGTGGCGCCACGGTGCCGGACATTGTCAACACCGTGGCCATTACAGCCATCCAAGCGCAGGCCTAG